From a region of the Acidicapsa acidisoli genome:
- a CDS encoding PspC domain-containing protein — MSAFCNNCGSALPPGARFCSVCGNVIAGFPPAGFPPYAPRLVRPIFGRQFAGVCVGLARTYGWDVGLVRILAVISGIFLCPFPEIFYIACWIGIPEEQIQDVPPPPQP; from the coding sequence ATGTCTGCCTTCTGTAACAATTGTGGAAGTGCCTTGCCGCCAGGGGCCCGTTTCTGTTCCGTATGCGGAAACGTCATCGCAGGATTCCCGCCAGCTGGATTCCCGCCCTACGCGCCGCGTCTGGTGCGTCCCATCTTCGGACGGCAGTTCGCCGGTGTCTGCGTAGGCCTCGCGCGAACCTACGGCTGGGATGTGGGCTTGGTGCGCATTCTCGCAGTCATCAGCGGCATCTTCCTCTGCCCGTTCCCCGAAATCTTCTACATTGCCTGCTGGATCGGCATACCAGAAGAGCAAATTCAAGACGTCCCACCACCGCCGCAGCCGTGA